The proteins below come from a single Eremothecium sinecaudum strain ATCC 58844 chromosome II, complete sequence genomic window:
- the RAD27 gene encoding multifunctional nuclease RAD27 (Syntenic homolog of Ashbya gossypii ABL052C; Syntenic homolog of Saccharomyces cerevisiae YKL113C (RAD27)), whose amino-acid sequence MGIKGLNSIIQEHVPTAIKAREMKQFFGRKVAIDASMSLYQFLIAVRQQDGVQLATAEGETTSHLMGVFYRTLRMIDNGLKPCYVFDGKPPVMKAHELTKRSTRRMETEQKLSEVTEQADILKHEKRLVKVEQWHVNESKKLLSLMGIPFVDAPCEAEAQCAELARKGKVFAAASEDMDTLCYRTPYLLRHLTFSEARKEPVHEIDTELVLKGLGLSIEQFVDLGIMLGCDYCENIRGIGPVTALKLMKEHGSLDKVVEYISSGSANAKWKVPENWPYKEARELFLKPDVVDADTISLKWEEPKEEELIEFMCKEKGFNEDRIKSGIQKLRKGLKSGVQGRLDSFFKVKPKTEEELKAAAKRAKEAKKKNAQKGKVGKKR is encoded by the coding sequence ATGGGTATCAAAGGTCTTAATAGTATAATACAGGAGCATGTACCTACTGCTATCAAGGCTAGGGAAATGAAGCAGTTTTTCGGACGCAAGGTTGCCATCGATGCATCGATGTCGCTATATCAATTTTTAATTGCAGTGCGGCAACAAGATGGTGTACAATTAGCGACTGCTGAGGGAGAGACAACTTCGCACTTAATGGGTGTGTTTTACCGTACGCTACGTATGATTGACAATGGGTTAAAACCGTGTTACGTATTTGATGGTAAACCTCCAGTTATGAAAGCGCATGAATTGACGAAGCGGTCGACACGACGCATGGAGACTGAACAGAAATTGAGTGAGGTTACTGAGCAAGCAGATATCTTAAAACATGAAAAACGTCTGGTAAAGGTGGAGCAATGGCATGTTAACGAGTCAAAGAAGCTCTTGTCGCTGATGGGGATTCCATTTGTAGATGCACCATGCGAAGCAGAAGCACAATGTGCCGAATTGGCACGCAAGGGTAAAGTATTTGCAGCTGCAAGTGAAGATATGGATACCTTATGTTATAGGACCCCTTACTTGTTGAGGCACCTGACTTTCAGCGAAGCAAGAAAAGAGCCCGTTCATGAGATTGACACAGAACTAGTCTTAAAAGGTCTAGGACTATCCATTGAACAATTTGTTGACCTAGGTATCATGCTTGGTTGTGATTATTGTGAGAATATAAGAGGTATTGGCCCAGTGACCGCCTTAAAACTGATGAAAGAACATGGTTCACTTGACAAGGTGGTGGAATACATTTCATCTGGCTCCGCGAATGCTAAGTGGAAAGTACCTGAAAACTGGCCTTATAAAGAGGCTCGTGAATTATTTCTCAAACCAGACGTAGTTGATGCTGACACAATCTCATTGAAGTGGGAGGAACCCAAAGAAGAGGAACTGATTGAGTTCATGTGTAAAGAGAAGGGCTTTAACGAGGACAGGATTAAGTCTGGGATACAGAAGCTGCGAAAAGGACTAAAATCTGGCGTTCAAGGCCGTCTGGATTCCTTCTTTAAGGTAAAGCCCAAGACTGAGGAAGAATTAAAGGCTGCAGCGAAGCGAGCTAAGGAAgccaagaagaagaacgCGCAGAAGGGTAAGGTAGGGAAGAAAAGGTGA
- a CDS encoding HBL206Cp (Syntenic homolog of Ashbya gossypii ABL053W; Syntenic homolog of Ashbya gossypii NOHBY203; No homolog in Saccharomyces cerevisiae; Non-syntenic homolog of Kluyveromyces lactis KLLA0F08371g): protein MEHLKSERDQRLRSPGRAMSDAERRAEFGTSDGRIEDSRQGSTQRPVAETASRVPRISLLLCDPIAEAVSVNPMVERLENSLEPAFVYRSKRLIHFHECYPQCEYNNRGARYALSKEEQPAEKKQKKNVKRPEDVRFRGGFLRKTMFRHYDTEILKYSLKRTSAIDKFPKFEQVLRDVREIIVNYEIMSINALGPYLDGKAQSLGDDVKHFRTIIALKKEQRENHVSLVFGVNPDDVKDKKDVFHFSIISRKCEHNDAAANLTKGWLHLVANYELALLLEFIFGDIDENIWANDELLSSEVANDPKKRYQSRMRSRYKGAIFITVYTSRKLNKEAPGFSEVDGEDDASPDSPSVSSINSKMKVKCKTLRLKAALYDQMLSYRIGITGQPSHSLVKADKLKWIIEHSLAAYSWVNPAKAPIGGYIRLF, encoded by the coding sequence ATGGAGCACCTAAAAAGTGAGCGTGATCAGCGCCTAAGAAGCCCTGGGCGCGCGATGAGCGACGCAGAACGTCGAGCGGAATTTGGAACCAGTGACGGTAGGATAGAAGATAGTAGACAGGGCAGTACCCAGAGGCCGGTTGCAGAAACTGCTTCGAGAGTTCCTCGAATTTCGCTGCTATTATGCGATCCAATTGCAGAGGCGGTGTCAGTGAATCCGATGGTTGAGAGGTTGGAGAATTCGTTAGAGCCTGCTTTTGTGTATCGCTCGAAAAGACTGATACATTTTCATGAGTGCTATCCGCAGTGCGAGTATAATAATCGTGGTGCTAGGTATGCGTTAAGTAAAGAAGAACAACCAGCGGagaagaagcagaaaaAGAACGTAAAGCGGCCTGAAGATGTGAGATTTAGAGGAGGTTTTTTGAGGAAGACCATGTTTCGTCACTATGATACAGAGATCCTGAAATACAGCCTTAAGAGAACCAGCGCAATAGACAAGTTTCCTAAGTTCGAGCAAGTTTTGCGAGATGTCAGGGAAATTATTGTAAACTATGAGATAATGTCTATTAACGCCCTGGGGCCGTATCTAGATGGCAAAGCACAATCTTTAGGAGATGACGTGAAGCATTTCCGCACTATAATTGCTTTGAAGAAAGAACAGAGAGAAAATCATGTATCTTTGGTCTTTGGAGTTAACCCTGATGATGTTAAAGACAAGAAAGACGTTTTTCACTTCTCCATTATTTCGAGGAAATGTGAGCATAACGACGCTGCTGCAAATCTAACCAAGGGATGGCTACACTTGGTAGCCAACTATGAATTGGCGTTGTTGTTAGAATTTATCTTTGGAGATATAGATGAGAACATATGGGCTAATGACGAACTGCTTAGTTCCGAAGTGGCAAACGATCCTAAAAAGAGATACCAATCTAGGATGAGATCTCGATACAAGGGTGCGATTTTTATTACAGTTTATACTTCTCGTAAGTTGAATAAGGAAGCACCAGGTTTTTCTGAAGTGGATGGTGAAGATGATGCATCCCCCGACTCCCCTTCTGTCAGCAGTATTAACTCAAAAATGAAGGTGAAGTGTAAGACATTAAGACTAAAGGCTGCTTTATATGATCAGATGTTATCTTATAGAATAGGAATTACCGGACAACCCTCCCACTCATTAGTAAAGGCAGATAAACTGAAATGGATTATTGAACATTCTTTGGCGGCATATTCGTGGGTGAACCCAGCCAAAGCACCAATAGGAGGATATATCAGACTATTTTAA
- the APN1 gene encoding DNA-(apurinic or apyrimidinic site) lyase APN1 (Syntenic homolog of Ashbya gossypii ABL054C; Syntenic homolog of Saccharomyces cerevisiae YKL114C (APN1)) has protein sequence MSAYLRSSTSKYKFGAHVSAAGGISNSVVNAFNIGCNSFAMFLKSPRQWVSKPYPKEEIAKFKENCKKYGYNPAVDILPHGSYFINLANPDPEKAEKAYGAFIDDLQRCEQLGIGLYNFHPGSSLQGDHSTQIKQLAGYINKAIKETSFVKIVLENMAGHGSLIGSNLHDLKAVIDMVENKDRVGVCVDTCHTYAAGYDISDRNSFDSFWKQFESIIGMKYLISLHLNDSKASLGANLDRHELLGEGFLGLELFKIIAKTESLQGIPIILETPQKEDEGYGEEIKLLEWLETLGDSEEDNKAYSQKSENLSKRGLKSRQEFTAKVEKKKAKMDKSTKKRSLPGSDIMSQMKRSKRSKN, from the coding sequence ATGTCAGCATACCTAAGATCATCGACATCTAAGTACAAGTTCGGGGCTCACGTAAGTGCTGCTGGTGGGATCTCGAATAGTGTGGTAAACGCATTTAACATTGGATGTAACTCTTTTGCTATGTTTCTAAAATCACCAAGACAATGGGTATCCAAACCATATCCTAAAGAAGAAATCGCTAAGTTCAAGGAAAACTGCAAGAAGTATGGGTACAATCCTGCTGTGGATATTTTACCTCATGGCTCATACTTTATCAATCTAGCCAACCCAGATCCTGAAAAAGCAGAAAAAGCATACGGCGCCTTCATTGATGATCTGCAGAGATGTGAGCAGCTAGGGATTGGCCTGTACAACTTTCACCCTGGCTCTTCTCTGCAGGGAGATCATAGCACTCAGATTAAACAGCTCGCAGGTTACATTAACAAAGCCATTAAGGAGACAAGTTTTGTGAAGATTGTGTTGGAAAACATGGCAGGCCACGGAAGTCTCATTGGCTCTAATCTGCACGATCTGAAAGCGGTTATTGACATGGTAGAGAATAAGGACCGCGTTGGAGTGTGTGTGGACACTTGTCACACATACGCTGCGGGCTACGATATCAGTGACCGCAATTCATTTGACAGTTTCTGGAAGCAGTTCGAATCCATAATCGGCATGAAGTACCTTATCAGCCTGCATCTAAACGACTCGAAGGCCTCCCTTGGCGCTAACCTTGATAGGCACGAACTTTTGGGCGAGGGATTTCTAGGCTTAGAGCTTTTCAAGATCATAGCAAAAACTGAATCCCTTCAAGGTATTCCTATAATCCTGGAGACACCACAGAAGGAAGACGAGGGGTACGGTGAGGAAATTAAACTGCTAGAGTGGCTAGAAACCTTAGGAGATAGTGAAGAAGATAACAAGGCCTACTCGCAAAAGTCCGAGAATCTCTCAAAGAGGGGGTTAAAGTCCAGGCAAGAGTTCACCGCCAAAGTAGAAAAGAAAAAGGCCAAGATGGATAAATCTACTAAAAAACGTTCCTTGCCAGGTTCTGACATTATGTCTCAGATGAAACGTAGCAAGCGGTCCAAGAATTGA
- the PRR1 gene encoding serine/threonine protein kinase PRR1 (Syntenic homolog of Ashbya gossypii ABL055C; Syntenic homolog of Saccharomyces cerevisiae YKL116C (PRR1)): protein MQAEELPQSVNSDESDESVHLNNDVLELQYRDGSEPDLCEGPLIQPVTLIPSESATEIKEFEGAQLHIPKVRQSDSSVVAKEVTHQAAVKGGSANPVICNLPNTLNLDPAVQRTSSEYNGGSCFVVNTNIQVRTKSSPSAASHKARQQYYFRSDIHSPPLLQDWVQGEEHLSGLAAEDINYLEAYLIPYGTEVATWRAVKQIGAGNFSDVYLYEAVDKRVPVHLRNVAVKNIRYPAEILSKSTRHNPKSRDAMSRLESSLVLELSVLRDLNHHCIVKLLGINDLEFLSSEQPLTGRSDMDTLPPCKMVVSFCAGGDLLGMAKLRSFPDWLIQRIFAELAHAILYLHSNMVIHRDLKLENVLLKYPLEDLLKMQESTEDSIIELTDFGLCKKIQQDELCTTRCGSEDYVSPEILMGLPYDGKLCDTWALGVILYALLEDRLPFDPLPAESQRRSRIRSTAHRIARLDWLWVAFANVDHNAKVIVENCLVSRKTRWDIGAITSSDYVSSVASELVFLKEY from the coding sequence ATGCAAGCGGAGGAATTACCTCAGAGTGTAAACTCTGATGAATCTGATGAATCTGTACATCTCAATAATGATGTGTTAGAGTTACAGTACAGGGACGGGTCTGAACCTGATTTATGCGAAGGGCCCTTAATTCAGCCTGTTACGTTGATACCTTCAGAATCTGCTACTGAGATAAAGGAATTTGAGGGAGCGCAGTTGCATATCCCAAAAGTTAGGCAATCGGATAGTTCGGTTGTAGCTAAAGAAGTAACACATCAAGCGGCAGTAAAGGGGGGGAGCGCGAATCCTGTTATATGCAACTTGCCCAATACTCTGAATTTGGATCCTGCGGTTCAAAGAACTTCATCGGAGTATAATGGAGGATCGTGCTTTGTTGTGAATACGAATATTCAAGTTCGTACCAAATCGTCTCCAAGCGCTGCGTCGCATAAAGCACGCCAACAATATTATTTCAGAAGCGATATACACTCCCCACCGCTACTACAAGACTGGGTTCAGGGGGAAGAGCATTTGAGCGGCTTGGCAGCCGAGGATATTAACTATTTAGAAGCTTACCTAATTCCATATGGGACAGAAGTTGCAACATGGAGGGCTGTAAAACAAATTGGAGCGGGAAATTTCAGTGATGTGTACCTGTATGAAGCTGTCGATAAACGAGTTCCAGTACATTTAAGAAATGTGGCTGTGAAGAATATTAGATACCCCGCGGAAATATTATCAAAAAGTACTAGACACAACCCCAAGTCCAGGGATGCAATGTCTAGATTAGAAAGCTCGCTCGTTCTTGAATTATCCGTTTTAAGGGATTTGAACCATCACTGCATTGTAAAACTGCTTGGAATAAACGATCTTGAATTTCTAAGCAGCGAACAGCCATTAACCGGTCGTAGCGACATGGACACACTGCCACCATGCAAAATGGTTGTTTCTTTCTGTGCTGGGGGAGACTTATTGGGAATGGCTAAGCTGAGAAGTTTTCCTGATTGGTTAATACAAAGAATCTTCGCCGAGCTGGCACATGCGATCCTGTACCTGCACAGCAATATGGTTATTCATAGGGACTTGAAACTCGAGAACGTGCTTTTGAAATATCCCCTGGAGGATCTTCTAAAAATGCAGGAGTCCACAGAAGACAGCATAATAGAACTTACAGATTTTGGATTGTGTAAAAAAATCCAACAAGATGAGTTATGTACAACAAGATGTGGGTCTGAGGATTATGTTTCGCCTGAAATTCTGATGGGTTTACCTTACGATGGTAAACTATGCGATACGTGGGCTTTAGGAGTAATATTATATGCACTATTAGAGGATCGATTACCGTTTGATCCTTTACCTGCAGAATCGCAGCGCAGAAGTAGAATCAGGTCCACAGCTCATAGGATAGCTCGGTTAGATTGGCTATGGGTAGCCTTTGCAAATGTTGATCATAACGCTAAGGTGATAGTCGAGAATTGTCTTGTTAGCAGGAAAACTCGATGGGATATAGGGGCGATTACCAGTTCTGACTATGTTAGTAGTGTAGCTTCAGAACTGGTGTTTTTAAAGGAGTATTAA
- the SBA1 gene encoding Hsp90 cochaperone SBA1 (Syntenic homolog of Ashbya gossypii ABL057W; Syntenic homolog of Saccharomyces cerevisiae YKL117W (SBA1)) — protein sequence MSKSIVPEVRWAQRSSESDEEKNYILLTLLIPDCKEPQLKLEPSFLEFTAKSSGHTGDQEPHNYNLHIDFYKEIDPEKSLHKIANGRGYYLKLAKKELGVEYWPRLTKEKLKYHYIKTDFDKWVDEDEQDEAQQQPDLAGMEGLEALQGLGGMGGMGGMGGMGGMGGMGNADAQAQLQQLLQQSGGSLGADGIDEEDGAEDEEQEEEEIEEITK from the coding sequence ATGAGCAAATCAATTGTACCAGAAGTCCGTTGGGCACAACGTTCTAGCGAAAGTGATGAGGAGAAGAACTATATCTTATTAACCCTTTTAATTCCAGACTGTAAAGAACCTCAATTAAAGCTAGAACCTTCATTTCTAGAGTTTACAGCAAAATCATCAGGCCATACAGGTGATCAAGAACCTCATAATTACAACCTACATATTGATTTCTACAAGGAGATTGATCCTGAGAAGTCTTTGCATAAAATTGCAAATGGTAGAGGTTATTATTTGAAATTGGCTAAGAAGGAACTAGGTGTAGAATACTGGCCAAGGTTAACAAAGGAAAAATTAAAGTACCACTACATCAAGACCGATTTCGACAAATGGGTGGATGAGGATGAGCAGGACGAGGCTCAACAACAACCTGATTTAGCTGGTATGGAAGGACTAGAGGCTCTCCAAGGTCTGGGCGGCATGGGCGGCATGGGCGGTATGGGCGGTATGGGCGGTATGGGCGGCATGGGTAACGCCGATGCCCAAGCTCAACTTCAACAATTGCTACAACAGTCAGGTGGATCTCTAGGTGCCGATGGTatcgatgaagaagacggagctgaagacgaagagcaagaagaagaggaaaTAGAAGAGATCACTAAGTAG
- a CDS encoding glucose-6-phosphate 1-epimerase (Syntenic homolog of Ashbya gossypii ABL056C; Syntenic homolog of Saccharomyces cerevisiae YMR099C) codes for MPIEATDSDVILTHPSNSETAVRILNYGATIVSWTVNGKEKLWLSSAAKLDGSKPVRGGIPLVFPVFGKNSDDEHLSKLPQHGLARNSTWEFLGQTKENPPTVQFGLGPELANPELTSLWPFDYTLVLTVELGEEHLKTEIEVVNTSSSDTLKFNWLFHTYLRVEDIKTSHVVNLQGSMLYDQLLSRSYEDEQQLISFDGELDKIYKNVSTAKDVTVIENGATAHVVERYNLPDVVVWNPWIQKSSSMADFEPKSGYQNMVCVEPGHVHDFIELPPGSKWLASQTLK; via the coding sequence ATGCCTATTGAAGCTACTGACTCAGATGTTATTCTAACCCATCCATCCAACAGCGAGACAGCTGTTAGGATTTTAAATTACGGTGCCACTATCGTTTCTTGGACTGTGAATGGCAAAGAAAAATTATGGCTATCATCAGCTGCCAAATTAGACGGCTCTAAGCCAGTTCGTGGTGGTATACCACTAGTTTTCCCTGTATTTGGCAAGAATTCAGACGATGAACACTTATCCAAGTTGCCCCAACACGGTTTGGCAAGAAACTCTACATGGGAATTCCTAGGCCAAACCAAAGAAAATCCTCCGACGGTCCAATTTGGCTTGGGTCCAGAATTGGCTAATCCAGAATTGACAAGTTTGTGGCCATTTGACTATACTCTAGTTTTGACAGTCGAGCTAGGCGAGGAACACTTGAAAACAGAGATTGAAGTTGTTAACACATCATCTTCAGACACATTGAAATTCAACTGGTTATTCCACACTTACTTGCGCGTTGAAGACATTAAGACCTCTCATGTGGTAAACTTGCAGGGATCCATGCTGTATGACCAGTTATTGAGCAGAAGTTACGAAGATGAGCAGCAGCTGATCTCCTTTGATGGTGAATTAGATAAAATCTATAAGAACGTGTCTACAGCCAAGGATGTCACTGTTATAGAGAATGGAGCCACTGCACACGTAGTAGAGAGATACAATTTACCAGACGTTGTTGTTTGGAACCCATGGATACAAAAGTCTAGTTCCATGGCAGATTTCGAACCAAAATCTGGCTACCAAAACATGGTCTGCGTGGAACCAGGACACGTTCATGACTTCATTGAATTGCCACCCGGAAGTAAATGGTTAGCATCTCAAACTCTAAAATAA